In the Hippoglossus stenolepis isolate QCI-W04-F060 chromosome 14, HSTE1.2, whole genome shotgun sequence genome, one interval contains:
- the LOC124854666 gene encoding obscurin-like isoform X1, whose translation MLFTPGNPEQAECSTEETLPVTTPMDESAQQPLCYLEEVEEEIYISEPMQEITDAPPSIQVPTEDLCVDPGQPATFTAIITGRPAPQIQWYKDEDELAANDNVEMVQHGARCSLTVVCSEGEDSGTYTCFAYNSSGHDSCQAQLTVEEGPLECQEREVELGKRRKLFSVYDVHEEIGRGAFGVVKRVVHRRTGEVFAAKFLPLRSSTRTRAFQERDLLSRLAHPRVACLLDFFCTRRTLVLITEICCSHGLLDHLLLRGSVSEKEVQSYIQQIFEGVGHIHSMNILHLDIKPDNILMVYPPRDEIKICDFGFCQEMDTSRHQYSMFGTPEFIAPEIVHQEPVTGATDIWAVGVMAYLCLVCRCPFVGETDRATLLRVGEGTLNWDAPDVTSRSPEAQSFLHLLLQPDPERRPSAFECLSHEWFQDENAGEDTEEINTKSLKVFISKTKWQRSLTCIGSVLALRPVPELLDAPLRETAVTVPRELQEHSSTSVSSGSSSEYDEADSWDFFQHYSPTEEEEEEETEEDYDPLMERAQIPEPFPKLHLGAEEEEEMTLGEEEDGEMLERRSVLERSMSRQSVASSDASCQQTPQRERRFSKDSSPSLYLSDWDEGSGSDGGRIPRGSVIRSTFYSNSQQLSPMSARHMSLRDKFQARKQERGRKPLRRSFSGRLNEPLIEYVEDETETNRGQRRGSIQPSIQKSCSFDSGVGLAHGNVPPHRRSRSLDECSRRSPSSPPRTKPGDEEGSQSLKEDFTDDEVAGRKLLAIPSPRRPTRRRGSTAPVHGAHTLGATSAPSNFLAGNRTSNRQDREQTEGGNTLAGSLGSLAESYILEHGGSESSSRLGSYEELSHGHLRGRYRSGDSEEYDDHQEPLLSSSSCSFQEVKTRGSFPQAPPRNRTRSNPNLFANSRGQPGPSLTPSPSPSLSSLQAPERPPRARDKKEAQGLQRHASAPALEVRPPTGKSPRLGLLKIFRRQSWTGHSYSQLDDPELGPTLGEIMKPDTPTMSLRKKMRASASSLTKLFSRSSSKEDVSKGPIVKGSAAVPAEREQGLESPKKRTSKILPSFKIPRFRKTKDLLVRPSKADVLQLDGGGVLLVWKPVKSNDPITYCVQYCTDGGDWTVLSEEVTDSSYVAKDLPRGASYVFRVGCITTTGAGPFSDASAPVVMATHPEETQISLIQTETLGSKVTGSAQKNFSFLAEINRGRFSVLNLCRDVETSQVFAAKITPYQAEKRQLVLREYQLLKRLHHPHLVQLHAAYITSCYLVLVEELCPGKELLYSLAVRDLYAESHVAELLVQILGAVDYLHSRRIIHLDLKSDNMLVDDNHLKIVDFGSAQSFTPGQPLNVEHIEGLSESKDCRSKVYIVLPKAPEILEGQGVGPETDIWAIGVLSFIMLSANSPFQEEQDRNIKKGKIQFGCCYPGLSEGALNFMKSSLNNKSWGRPTAAECLQNPWLRAHRVPHKVRHSKVCFSTDKLKAYLTQKEEKRELVRTKLQGPFFQ comes from the exons ATGCTTTTCACTCCTGGAAACCCTGAACA aGCAGAGTGTAGCACTGAAGAGACTCTTCCCGTCACCACACCCATGGATGAGTCGGCTCAGCAGCCTCTCTGTTacctggaggaagtggaggaggagatttaCATCTCTGAACCCATGCAAGAAATTACAGATG ctcctccctccatccaggTGCCCACTGAAGACCTGTGTGTGGACCCTGGTCAACCAGCTACATTTACTGCCATCATCACAGGGAGGCCTGCCCCTCAGATCCAGTGGTACAAG GATGAAGACGAGCTTGCAGCCAATGACAATGTGGAGATGGTACAGCATGGTGCCCGCTGCTCACTGACCGTAGTGTGCTCCGAGGGCGAAGACAGCGGCACATACACCTGCTTCGCCTACAACAGCTCTGGTCATGACTCGTGCCAGGCTCAGCTCACAGTGGAGGAAG GTCCACTGGAGTgtcaggagagagaggtggagctgGGGAAGAGAAGGAAGTTGTTCTCTGTCTATGATGTTCATGAGGAAATTGGAAG GGGAGCGTTTGGAGTGGTGAAGCGTGTGGTCCACAGAAGGACAGGTGAAGTCTTTGCTGCCAAGTTCCTGCCTCTGCGCAGCAGCACTCGGACGAGGGCCTTCCAGGAGCGAGACCTGCTCTCCCGTCTGGCTCATCCCAGAGTGGCCTGTCTGCTGGACTTCTTCTGCACCAGACGCACTCTGGTGCTGATCACTGAAAT CTGCTGTTCTCATGGACTTCTGGACCATTTATTACTGAGAGGATCAGTCTCAGAGAAAGAA GTTCAGTCGTACATCCAGCAAATCTTTGAAGGTGTTGGCCACATTCACAGCATGAACATCTTGCATCTGGACATTAAA CCTGATAACATCCTAATGGTATATCCACCCAGAGACGAGATTAAGATCTGTGACTTTGGCTTTTGCCAAGAAATGGACACATCCAGACACCAGTACAGCATGTTTGGAACACCTGAGTTCATTGCACCTGAGATCGTTCACCAAGAGCCAGTCACTGGGGCCACTGATATTTG GGCTGTTGGGGTCATGGCTTATCTCTG tctGGTGTGTCGATGCCCGTTTGTGGGTGAGACAGACCGTGCGACACTGCTGAGAGTGGGGGAGGGGACCCTGAACTGGGACGCGCCTGATGTCACCAGCAGGAGCCCAGAGGCCCAAAGctttctccacctgctccttcagccagATCCAGA GAGGCGACCGTCTGCCTTTGAATGCTTGAGCCATGAATGGTTTCAG GATGAAAATGCTGGAGAGGACACTGAGGAAATTAACACAAAGAGTTTGAAAGTATTTatctcaaaaacaaaatggcag CGGTCTTTGACTTGCATCGGGTCAGTTCTCGCGTTGAGGCCCGTCCCCGAGCTGCTGGACGCTCCTCTCAGAGAGACTGCGGTGACTGTGCCTCGcgagctgcaggaacacagcAGCACCTCAGTGAGCAGCGGCTCGTCATCTGAATACGATGAAGCTGACTCCTGGGACTTTTTCCAGCACTACAGCccgactgaggaggaggaagaggaggagacagaggaggattATGATCCTTTAATGGAGAGAGCACAGATCCCAGAGCCTTTCCCCAAACTCCACCTCGgtgcggaggaagaggaggagatgacattaggggaggaagaagatgggGAGATGCTAGAAAGGAGGAGTGTATTGGAGAGGAGTATGAGCAGGCAGTCGGTGGCGTCATCGGATGCATCTTGCCAACAGACACCTCAGAGGGAGCGTAGGTTCAGCAAGGACAGCAGTCCATCTCTCTACCTATCTGACTGGGATGAGGGCTCGGGAAGTGATGGAGGTCGTATCCCTCGGGGCAGCGTGATCCGAAGTACTTTCTACAGCAACTCTCAACAGCTTTCACCCATGTCTGCTAGACACATGTCGTTACGGGACAAATTCCAGGCcagaaaacaggagagaggCCGCAAACCACTCAGGAGGAGCTTCTCAGGACGCCTCAATGAGCCTCTGATTGAATATGTGGAGGATGAGACGGAAACTAACCGTGGTCAGAGACGGGGATCCATCCAACCCTCGATACAGAAATCCTGCTCTTTTGACAGCGGAGTTGGTCTCGCCCACGGCAACGTGCCCCCTCACAGGAGGAGCAGGTCCCTGGATGAGTGTTCACGTCGCTCCCCCAGCTCCCCCCCGCGCACAAAGCCGGGTGACGAAGAAGGTTCTCAAAGTCTGAAGGAAGATTTTACAGATGATGAAGTGGCAGGGAGGAAGTTGTTGGCCATTCCGAGTCCACGGCGACCCACAAGAAGAAGAGGCTCCACGGCTCCTGTACATGGAGCTCACACACTGGGTGCAACCTCTGCTCCATCAAACTTCCTTGCTGGAAACAGAACGAGCAACAGGCAGGATAgggagcagacagagggaggaaacacCCTTGCTGGCTCCCTGGGTTCTCTGGCTGAATCATATATTTTGGAACACGGTGGTTCAGAGTCTTCGAGCAGACTCGGCTCCTATGAGGAGCTGAGTCATGGTCATCTCAGAGGAAGATACAGATCAGGAGACAGTGAAGAGTATGATGATCACCAGGAGCCTCTGCTTTCATCATCCTCCTGCTCATTCCAAGAAGTCAAAACCAGAGGCTCATTTCCACAGGCACCGCCGCGTAACCGCACCCGCTCCAACCCCAACTTATTTGCAAACAGCAGGGGCCAGCCGGGGCCCTCACTGACGCCGAGCCCCAGTCCcagcctctcctccctccaagCTCCAGAGAGGCCTCCCAGGGCCAGGGATAAGAAGGAAGCTCAAGGCCTCCAGAGGCATGCGTCAGCTCCAGCCCTGGAAGTCCGACCGCCCACAGGAAAGTCACCCAGGCTGGGACTGCTGAAGATCTTCCGCAGGCAGTCGTGGACTGGTCACTCTTACTCTCAACTGGACGACCCAGAGTTAGGACCCACGTTAGGAGAGATCATGAAGCCTGATACACCCACCATGTCTCTGAGGAAGAAAATGAGAGCTTCAGCCTCCAGCCTGACCAAGCTGTTCTCCAGGTCCTCCAGTAAAGAGGATGTGAGTAAAG GGCCAATAGTAAAAGGATCAGCTGCCGTCCCAGCCGAAAGGGAACAGGGTCTAGAGAGTCCAAAGAAAAGGACATCCAAAATCCTGCCTTCTTTCAAAATACCCAGATTCAGAAAGACCAAAG ATCTGCTGGTCCGTCCCAGCAAAGCTGACGTGCTCCAGTTAGATGGAGGCGGAGTCCTGCTGGTTTGGAAACCTGTCAAGTCCAATGACCCCATCACCTACTGTGTGCAGTACTGTACAGATG GTGGGGATTGGACGGTCCTGTCAGAGGAGGTGACGGACAGCAGCTATGTGGCGAAGGATTTACCGAGAGGAGCGTCGTATGTGTTCAGGGTCGGCTGCATCACCACGACGGGAGCTGGACCTTTCAGTGACGCCTCAGCCCCTGTTGTTATGGCGACTCACCCTGAAG AGACTCAAATCTCTCTCATTCAGACTGAGACcctggggtcaaaggtcactggaTCAGCACAAAAGAACTTCAGCTTCCTTGCTGAGATTAACAG ggGTCGGTTCAGCGTACTGAACCTTTGCAGGGATGTTGAGACCAGCCAAGTGTTTGCTGCAAAGATCACCCCCTACCAGGCAGAGAAGAGGCAGCTGGTGCTGAGAGAGTACCAGCTGCTGAAGAGGCTTCACCACCCACATCTGGTGCAGCTGCACGCCGCCTACATCACCTCCTGCTACCTGGTGTTAGTGGAGGAGCTTTGTCCTGGCAAGGAGCTGCTCTACAGTCTGGCTGTGAG AGACCTGTATGCAGAGTCTCACGTTGCAGAGCTGCTGGTTCAGATTCTCGGTGCCGTCGACTACCTTCACAGCCGTCGAATCATCCACCTGGACCTGAAGTCGGACAACATGCTGGTGGATGACAACCACTTGAAGATCGTTGACTTTGGCTCGGCTCAGTCCTTCACGCCCGGACAGCCCCTCAACGTTGAGCACATCGAAGGCCTGTCGGAGAGCAAAG ACTGCCGCAGCAAAG
- the LOC124854666 gene encoding obscurin-like isoform X4 codes for MLFTPGNPEQAECSTEETLPVTTPMDESAQQPLCYLEEVEEEIYISEPMQEITDAPPSIQVPTEDLCVDPGQPATFTAIITGRPAPQIQWYKDEDELAANDNVEMVQHGARCSLTVVCSEGEDSGTYTCFAYNSSGHDSCQAQLTVEEGPLECQEREVELGKRRKLFSVYDVHEEIGRGAFGVVKRVVHRRTGEVFAAKFLPLRSSTRTRAFQERDLLSRLAHPRVACLLDFFCTRRTLVLITEICCSHGLLDHLLLRGSVSEKEVQSYIQQIFEGVGHIHSMNILHLDIKPDNILMVYPPRDEIKICDFGFCQEMDTSRHQYSMFGTPEFIAPEIVHQEPVTGATDIWAVGVMAYLCLVCRCPFVGETDRATLLRVGEGTLNWDAPDVTSRSPEAQSFLHLLLQPDPERRPSAFECLSHEWFQDENAGEDTEEINTKSLKVFISKTKWQRSLTCIGSVLALRPVPELLDAPLRETAVTVPRELQEHSSTSVSSGSSSEYDEADSWDFFQHYSPTEEEEEEETEEDYDPLMERAQIPEPFPKLHLGAEEEEEMTLGEEEDGEMLERRSVLERSMSRQSVASSDASCQQTPQRERRFSKDSSPSLYLSDWDEGSGSDGGRIPRGSVIRSTFYSNSQQLSPMSARHMSLRDKFQARKQERGRKPLRRSFSGRLNEPLIEYVEDETETNRGQRRGSIQPSIQKSCSFDSGVGLAHGNVPPHRRSRSLDECSRRSPSSPPRTKPGDEEGSQSLKEDFTDDEVAGRKLLAIPSPRRPTRRRGSTAPVHGAHTLGATSAPSNFLAGNRTSNRQDREQTEGGNTLAGSLGSLAESYILEHGGSESSSRLGSYEELSHGHLRGRYRSGDSEEYDDHQEPLLSSSSCSFQEVKTRGSFPQAPPRNRTRSNPNLFANSRGQPGPSLTPSPSPSLSSLQAPERPPRARDKKEAQGLQRHASAPALEVRPPTGKSPRLGLLKIFRRQSWTGHSYSQLDDPELGPTLGEIMKPDTPTMSLRKKMRASASSLTKLFSRSSSKEDVSKGPIVKGSAAVPAEREQGLESPKKRTSKILPSFKIPRFRKTKDLLVRPSKADVLQLDGGGVLLVWKPVKSNDPITYCVQYCTDGGDWTVLSEEVTDSSYVAKDLPRGASYVFRVGCITTTGAGPFSDASAPVVMATHPEETQISLIQTETLGSKVTGSAQKNFSFLAEINRGRFSVLNLCRDVETSQVFAAKITPYQAEKRQLVLREYQLLKRLHHPHLVQLHAAYITSCYLVLVEELCPGKELLYSLAVRDLYAESHVAELLVQILGAVDYLHSRRIIHLDLKSDNMLVDDNHLKIVDFGSAQSFTPGQPLNVEHIEGLSESKAPEILEGQGVGPETDIWAIGVLSFIMLSANSPFQEEQDRNIKKGKIQFGCCYPGLSEGALNFMKSSLNNKSWGRPTAAECLQNPWLRAHRVPHKVRHSKVCFSTDKLKAYLTQKEEKRELVRTKLQGPFFQ; via the exons ATGCTTTTCACTCCTGGAAACCCTGAACA aGCAGAGTGTAGCACTGAAGAGACTCTTCCCGTCACCACACCCATGGATGAGTCGGCTCAGCAGCCTCTCTGTTacctggaggaagtggaggaggagatttaCATCTCTGAACCCATGCAAGAAATTACAGATG ctcctccctccatccaggTGCCCACTGAAGACCTGTGTGTGGACCCTGGTCAACCAGCTACATTTACTGCCATCATCACAGGGAGGCCTGCCCCTCAGATCCAGTGGTACAAG GATGAAGACGAGCTTGCAGCCAATGACAATGTGGAGATGGTACAGCATGGTGCCCGCTGCTCACTGACCGTAGTGTGCTCCGAGGGCGAAGACAGCGGCACATACACCTGCTTCGCCTACAACAGCTCTGGTCATGACTCGTGCCAGGCTCAGCTCACAGTGGAGGAAG GTCCACTGGAGTgtcaggagagagaggtggagctgGGGAAGAGAAGGAAGTTGTTCTCTGTCTATGATGTTCATGAGGAAATTGGAAG GGGAGCGTTTGGAGTGGTGAAGCGTGTGGTCCACAGAAGGACAGGTGAAGTCTTTGCTGCCAAGTTCCTGCCTCTGCGCAGCAGCACTCGGACGAGGGCCTTCCAGGAGCGAGACCTGCTCTCCCGTCTGGCTCATCCCAGAGTGGCCTGTCTGCTGGACTTCTTCTGCACCAGACGCACTCTGGTGCTGATCACTGAAAT CTGCTGTTCTCATGGACTTCTGGACCATTTATTACTGAGAGGATCAGTCTCAGAGAAAGAA GTTCAGTCGTACATCCAGCAAATCTTTGAAGGTGTTGGCCACATTCACAGCATGAACATCTTGCATCTGGACATTAAA CCTGATAACATCCTAATGGTATATCCACCCAGAGACGAGATTAAGATCTGTGACTTTGGCTTTTGCCAAGAAATGGACACATCCAGACACCAGTACAGCATGTTTGGAACACCTGAGTTCATTGCACCTGAGATCGTTCACCAAGAGCCAGTCACTGGGGCCACTGATATTTG GGCTGTTGGGGTCATGGCTTATCTCTG tctGGTGTGTCGATGCCCGTTTGTGGGTGAGACAGACCGTGCGACACTGCTGAGAGTGGGGGAGGGGACCCTGAACTGGGACGCGCCTGATGTCACCAGCAGGAGCCCAGAGGCCCAAAGctttctccacctgctccttcagccagATCCAGA GAGGCGACCGTCTGCCTTTGAATGCTTGAGCCATGAATGGTTTCAG GATGAAAATGCTGGAGAGGACACTGAGGAAATTAACACAAAGAGTTTGAAAGTATTTatctcaaaaacaaaatggcag CGGTCTTTGACTTGCATCGGGTCAGTTCTCGCGTTGAGGCCCGTCCCCGAGCTGCTGGACGCTCCTCTCAGAGAGACTGCGGTGACTGTGCCTCGcgagctgcaggaacacagcAGCACCTCAGTGAGCAGCGGCTCGTCATCTGAATACGATGAAGCTGACTCCTGGGACTTTTTCCAGCACTACAGCccgactgaggaggaggaagaggaggagacagaggaggattATGATCCTTTAATGGAGAGAGCACAGATCCCAGAGCCTTTCCCCAAACTCCACCTCGgtgcggaggaagaggaggagatgacattaggggaggaagaagatgggGAGATGCTAGAAAGGAGGAGTGTATTGGAGAGGAGTATGAGCAGGCAGTCGGTGGCGTCATCGGATGCATCTTGCCAACAGACACCTCAGAGGGAGCGTAGGTTCAGCAAGGACAGCAGTCCATCTCTCTACCTATCTGACTGGGATGAGGGCTCGGGAAGTGATGGAGGTCGTATCCCTCGGGGCAGCGTGATCCGAAGTACTTTCTACAGCAACTCTCAACAGCTTTCACCCATGTCTGCTAGACACATGTCGTTACGGGACAAATTCCAGGCcagaaaacaggagagaggCCGCAAACCACTCAGGAGGAGCTTCTCAGGACGCCTCAATGAGCCTCTGATTGAATATGTGGAGGATGAGACGGAAACTAACCGTGGTCAGAGACGGGGATCCATCCAACCCTCGATACAGAAATCCTGCTCTTTTGACAGCGGAGTTGGTCTCGCCCACGGCAACGTGCCCCCTCACAGGAGGAGCAGGTCCCTGGATGAGTGTTCACGTCGCTCCCCCAGCTCCCCCCCGCGCACAAAGCCGGGTGACGAAGAAGGTTCTCAAAGTCTGAAGGAAGATTTTACAGATGATGAAGTGGCAGGGAGGAAGTTGTTGGCCATTCCGAGTCCACGGCGACCCACAAGAAGAAGAGGCTCCACGGCTCCTGTACATGGAGCTCACACACTGGGTGCAACCTCTGCTCCATCAAACTTCCTTGCTGGAAACAGAACGAGCAACAGGCAGGATAgggagcagacagagggaggaaacacCCTTGCTGGCTCCCTGGGTTCTCTGGCTGAATCATATATTTTGGAACACGGTGGTTCAGAGTCTTCGAGCAGACTCGGCTCCTATGAGGAGCTGAGTCATGGTCATCTCAGAGGAAGATACAGATCAGGAGACAGTGAAGAGTATGATGATCACCAGGAGCCTCTGCTTTCATCATCCTCCTGCTCATTCCAAGAAGTCAAAACCAGAGGCTCATTTCCACAGGCACCGCCGCGTAACCGCACCCGCTCCAACCCCAACTTATTTGCAAACAGCAGGGGCCAGCCGGGGCCCTCACTGACGCCGAGCCCCAGTCCcagcctctcctccctccaagCTCCAGAGAGGCCTCCCAGGGCCAGGGATAAGAAGGAAGCTCAAGGCCTCCAGAGGCATGCGTCAGCTCCAGCCCTGGAAGTCCGACCGCCCACAGGAAAGTCACCCAGGCTGGGACTGCTGAAGATCTTCCGCAGGCAGTCGTGGACTGGTCACTCTTACTCTCAACTGGACGACCCAGAGTTAGGACCCACGTTAGGAGAGATCATGAAGCCTGATACACCCACCATGTCTCTGAGGAAGAAAATGAGAGCTTCAGCCTCCAGCCTGACCAAGCTGTTCTCCAGGTCCTCCAGTAAAGAGGATGTGAGTAAAG GGCCAATAGTAAAAGGATCAGCTGCCGTCCCAGCCGAAAGGGAACAGGGTCTAGAGAGTCCAAAGAAAAGGACATCCAAAATCCTGCCTTCTTTCAAAATACCCAGATTCAGAAAGACCAAAG ATCTGCTGGTCCGTCCCAGCAAAGCTGACGTGCTCCAGTTAGATGGAGGCGGAGTCCTGCTGGTTTGGAAACCTGTCAAGTCCAATGACCCCATCACCTACTGTGTGCAGTACTGTACAGATG GTGGGGATTGGACGGTCCTGTCAGAGGAGGTGACGGACAGCAGCTATGTGGCGAAGGATTTACCGAGAGGAGCGTCGTATGTGTTCAGGGTCGGCTGCATCACCACGACGGGAGCTGGACCTTTCAGTGACGCCTCAGCCCCTGTTGTTATGGCGACTCACCCTGAAG AGACTCAAATCTCTCTCATTCAGACTGAGACcctggggtcaaaggtcactggaTCAGCACAAAAGAACTTCAGCTTCCTTGCTGAGATTAACAG ggGTCGGTTCAGCGTACTGAACCTTTGCAGGGATGTTGAGACCAGCCAAGTGTTTGCTGCAAAGATCACCCCCTACCAGGCAGAGAAGAGGCAGCTGGTGCTGAGAGAGTACCAGCTGCTGAAGAGGCTTCACCACCCACATCTGGTGCAGCTGCACGCCGCCTACATCACCTCCTGCTACCTGGTGTTAGTGGAGGAGCTTTGTCCTGGCAAGGAGCTGCTCTACAGTCTGGCTGTGAG AGACCTGTATGCAGAGTCTCACGTTGCAGAGCTGCTGGTTCAGATTCTCGGTGCCGTCGACTACCTTCACAGCCGTCGAATCATCCACCTGGACCTGAAGTCGGACAACATGCTGGTGGATGACAACCACTTGAAGATCGTTGACTTTGGCTCGGCTCAGTCCTTCACGCCCGGACAGCCCCTCAACGTTGAGCACATCGAAGGCCTGTCGGAGAGCAAAG